From a region of the Hymenobacter jejuensis genome:
- a CDS encoding GEVED domain-containing protein encodes MTKLLRLPDGAFPLLLVICGIFSLLPAQAQQNCPAAASACTPGAAPAANLRFGMGITQVQLESIQNTTAGAQDGYKDYSCTVGTTLVPGKDYPITITTNASVNENVRVWLDLNNDGTFNATQELLFSSKAQGVHKGSIRVPNTAVVGQRLRLRIAADYALSPVPTPCSTPEYSQTEDYSITLAANTSAPTADFTVDQPVSCTGCVQFTDLSQNLPATWQWSFGDGTSSTEQHPRHCYAAPGTYTVSLTITNAAGTNTLTRAGYIFYDTAQPIAASCTPTTAEHGFGITRFTFGPFINNTPTGQAGYEDYTCNGKIRLTGGYQYPIAVATESGSPQDTRVWLDANNDGVFEPVKELVFEALSKANPSGTITLPYVTAASQPMRLRVISDFAGAAAGPCTNPRLGQVEDYTLVILPVTQLPVVQFASNHIQGTCIREIRFTDQTTNFPNSWRWDFGDGKTSTEKSPLHTYAAPGLYSVSLTATNNVGTVTLSQPDYVYITPECLQYCTSTGTSTFAWISKVSVNNSAGATVFTSASTSEPTGYGNYLTRFIRVQPQETYAMSVAFGTTTAVTQHTTAVWLDGNRNGIFESTELLYAAYEAGLEHKLTFKIPTQLPAGAATRLRVQVNTSALPPNPCSISTSNLETEDYTLVVGQQALATAPAQALAALTVYPNPTSDGTLHLRLADGNRSGTYAATVENLLGKRLAASVVHLTPDAEATMHLPELPHGLYLLRLRDANGNTTVRRFARE; translated from the coding sequence ATGACCAAACTGTTACGCTTACCGGATGGTGCCTTTCCTCTGCTGCTAGTTATTTGCGGAATCTTCTCGCTACTGCCGGCGCAGGCGCAGCAGAATTGCCCGGCCGCGGCGAGCGCCTGCACGCCCGGAGCGGCTCCTGCGGCCAATCTGCGGTTTGGAATGGGCATCACGCAAGTGCAGCTTGAGTCAATCCAGAATACGACAGCAGGCGCGCAGGACGGATACAAAGATTATTCCTGCACGGTGGGCACCACGCTCGTGCCGGGCAAGGATTATCCAATTACGATCACCACCAACGCGAGTGTGAATGAGAACGTGCGCGTGTGGCTGGACCTTAACAACGACGGGACCTTCAACGCTACCCAAGAACTGCTTTTCAGTTCAAAGGCCCAGGGGGTACACAAAGGCAGCATCCGCGTGCCTAATACGGCGGTAGTCGGGCAGCGCCTGCGGCTGCGCATCGCCGCCGATTATGCGCTTTCGCCAGTGCCTACGCCGTGTTCTACGCCCGAATATTCTCAAACGGAAGACTATAGCATTACGCTGGCTGCCAATACTAGTGCGCCAACAGCGGATTTTACCGTTGATCAGCCCGTATCCTGTACGGGCTGCGTACAGTTCACGGACCTGAGCCAGAACCTGCCCGCCACGTGGCAATGGAGTTTTGGCGATGGCACGAGCAGCACCGAGCAACATCCGCGGCATTGCTACGCCGCGCCGGGTACTTACACCGTCAGTCTGACTATTACCAACGCCGCCGGCACGAACACACTTACGCGCGCCGGCTACATTTTCTACGATACGGCTCAGCCGATTGCGGCCAGTTGCACGCCTACTACGGCGGAGCACGGCTTCGGGATTACGCGCTTCACATTTGGGCCTTTCATCAATAACACGCCTACCGGACAAGCTGGGTATGAGGACTATACCTGCAATGGCAAGATCCGGCTGACGGGCGGCTATCAATACCCCATCGCGGTTGCGACCGAAAGTGGCAGCCCACAGGACACACGGGTGTGGCTGGACGCCAACAACGACGGCGTCTTCGAGCCGGTGAAAGAACTGGTGTTTGAAGCCCTTAGCAAAGCCAACCCGAGCGGCACGATCACGCTTCCCTACGTGACTGCTGCCAGCCAGCCAATGCGCCTACGCGTGATCAGTGATTTTGCGGGGGCAGCCGCTGGCCCTTGCACCAATCCGCGGTTGGGGCAGGTAGAAGATTATACCTTGGTTATTTTGCCCGTGACGCAACTGCCTGTGGTTCAATTCGCTTCCAATCACATTCAGGGTACTTGCATCCGCGAGATCCGTTTTACGGATCAAACCACCAACTTCCCCAATAGCTGGCGCTGGGATTTTGGCGATGGCAAGACCAGCACCGAAAAATCGCCGCTGCACACCTACGCCGCGCCCGGTTTGTATTCGGTATCACTGACGGCCACCAACAACGTGGGCACCGTTACCCTGAGCCAGCCCGACTACGTGTATATCACGCCTGAATGCCTCCAGTATTGCACCTCAACGGGAACCAGCACGTTTGCGTGGATCAGCAAAGTGAGCGTCAATAACTCCGCCGGCGCTACGGTCTTCACGAGTGCTTCAACCTCCGAACCAACTGGTTACGGCAATTACCTGACGCGCTTCATCCGGGTGCAGCCCCAGGAGACCTACGCCATGAGCGTGGCGTTCGGCACTACTACCGCAGTTACCCAACACACCACGGCTGTGTGGCTGGACGGCAATCGCAACGGCATTTTCGAGTCGACGGAACTCCTGTACGCGGCTTACGAGGCCGGACTAGAACACAAGCTGACCTTCAAAATACCCACCCAACTGCCCGCCGGGGCCGCTACGCGCCTGCGCGTGCAGGTCAATACCAGTGCCTTGCCCCCAAATCCGTGTAGCATCAGCACGTCCAACCTGGAAACGGAAGATTATACGCTGGTGGTCGGGCAGCAAGCATTGGCTACGGCTCCCGCGCAGGCACTCGCGGCCCTGACGGTGTATCCGAACCCTACCTCGGATGGCACTTTGCACCTGCGCCTCGCTGATGGAAACCGGTCAGGAACCTACGCTGCCACGGTCGAAAACCTGCTCGGCAAGCGCCTAGCGGCGTCTGTGGTGCACCTGACGCCGGATGCCGAAGCTACTATGCACCTACCAGAGTTGCCACACGGCCTATATTTACTCCGGCTGCGTGACGCCAACGGCAACACAACTGTGCGTCGTTTTGCGCGGGAATAG
- a CDS encoding SDR family oxidoreductase: protein MKEKVVLITGGTSGIGRACAVAFGQAGAKIVVTGRDEARLAETAQELARLSIAHHTVRADVGVEADSERAVSETIKTFGRLDVLINNAGISMRALFQDADLDVIRRLMQTNFFGTVYTTKFALPHLLASKGSIVGISSIAGYRGLPGRTGYSASKFAMQGFLEALRTEVLPQGVHVLVACPGFTASNIRQTALAADGSAQGESPRDEGKMMSSEEVAQHILKAVQQRRRDLVLTTLGKVTVLLNKWFPGLSDKLVLNHFRKEEGLSVNQQ from the coding sequence ATGAAAGAAAAAGTAGTTCTCATCACCGGCGGCACCTCCGGCATTGGCCGGGCTTGCGCCGTAGCATTTGGGCAGGCTGGCGCCAAAATAGTAGTCACGGGCCGCGACGAAGCCCGCCTCGCCGAAACGGCTCAGGAACTTGCCCGTCTGAGCATTGCCCATCATACCGTGCGCGCCGACGTAGGAGTGGAGGCAGACTCAGAACGTGCTGTCAGTGAAACAATTAAAACTTTTGGCCGCTTAGATGTTCTGATCAACAATGCTGGTATCTCTATGCGCGCCCTGTTTCAGGATGCTGATCTGGACGTCATTCGCCGGCTGATGCAGACGAATTTTTTCGGCACGGTGTACACGACCAAGTTCGCCTTGCCGCATTTGCTGGCCAGCAAAGGGTCGATTGTGGGTATCTCCAGCATTGCCGGGTATCGGGGATTACCGGGCCGGACTGGCTATTCGGCCTCCAAGTTTGCCATGCAAGGGTTTCTGGAAGCCTTGCGTACGGAAGTATTGCCGCAGGGCGTGCATGTGCTGGTGGCTTGCCCCGGATTCACCGCTTCCAATATCCGCCAAACGGCCTTGGCTGCCGACGGTTCTGCGCAGGGCGAGTCGCCGCGCGACGAAGGAAAAATGATGAGCAGCGAGGAAGTGGCTCAGCACATTCTTAAGGCTGTGCAACAGCGCCGACGCGATTTAGTGCTTACTACTCTTGGTAAGGTCACGGTATTGCTAAATAAATGGTTTCCAGGCCTCTCGGATAAATTGGTTCTCAACCACTTCCGCAAAGAAGAAGGCCTATCGGTAAACCAGCAGTGA
- a CDS encoding SH3 domain-containing protein produces the protein MLKKAQFFFLFWLIFSQPLLAQKDSAVLPKADSLFGAGNYAAAYPLYQQFLRQNRQTSPRILLRMAYVQEGLGHYPAALYYLGLAHARQPQQSTWRKMVELAQLYRLTGYPNTWRQAVAIAFQRYYYRLLQAFLIGAVVVGMMLFLRRQRLSGGWWVAYSLYLGVIGLYLNLLEPEVAGIVARPRAAIMAGPSAGASWLTTAAAGDRLVVLGRQDVWYRVQWQGGDAYIRRHNLLLLH, from the coding sequence TTGCTAAAAAAAGCACAGTTTTTTTTCCTCTTTTGGTTAATTTTTAGCCAACCGCTTCTGGCCCAAAAAGATAGCGCAGTACTTCCAAAGGCAGATTCTTTGTTTGGTGCGGGCAACTACGCGGCAGCTTACCCGCTTTATCAACAATTCTTGCGCCAGAACCGGCAGACTTCACCGCGTATCCTTTTGCGCATGGCCTATGTGCAGGAGGGCCTGGGTCATTATCCTGCAGCCTTGTATTATTTGGGCCTAGCTCATGCCCGCCAGCCGCAGCAAAGCACCTGGCGAAAAATGGTGGAACTGGCTCAGCTTTACCGCCTTACAGGCTATCCAAACACGTGGCGCCAAGCAGTTGCGATCGCCTTTCAGCGGTATTATTATCGACTTCTACAGGCCTTTCTGATTGGGGCAGTTGTGGTGGGGATGATGCTTTTTCTCCGCCGTCAGCGCCTTTCCGGCGGCTGGTGGGTGGCGTACAGCCTATATCTGGGGGTTATCGGCTTGTATCTGAACCTGCTGGAGCCGGAGGTTGCGGGAATAGTAGCTCGACCTCGCGCTGCAATCATGGCAGGCCCCAGCGCCGGAGCTTCTTGGCTCACCACAGCGGCCGCGGGCGACCGATTGGTGGTGCTGGGTCGGCAGGATGTGTGGTATCGCGTGCAATGGCAAGGCGGTGATGCTTATATCCGGCGGCACAATTTATTGCTATTGCATTGA
- a CDS encoding T9SS type B sorting domain-containing protein yields MQPHLLRIFFILVTILGLGARPAAATHLLGGEMGYQYLDDKGPVGQPFRYRITVFVYFNADVTSNFPNGRDVIPIGLYSKSPNGTRIGVYSFPRVSNALIKPATSGDCAAGSTNSPVPVRLCKYELIVNLPVSAAGYYAFYTESARNNDIRNLSNPGGTGLTLYTDISPPLIPNSTPTFSDTAVAVICQGDTSIIINNAYDADGDRLVYSFGTPYGGNLGNTPPSFFNPPPTSVVYASTYNVAQPFGPGRGSYAFLDPQTGLSRYAAPFLGKYVVAVDVKEYRVINGQEVLVGTTRRDIQLIAQTCQPNQAPQFTASTTAIKEFTIEEGQSLSFDLAARDPELKTLSLRVNSVLLDGPGGFDATFANDVGTVSNGSGSALISGTGNVSGTFRFNSRCGNARATPYDVVVTAADQACGSKSVAQIIRITVKRASPPTAITGDALVCDQSKPSTYTVTGTNASSYLWRVRGGAIQGPATGSSVSVLWNTAGTGTLSARGITAFGCTTDSVARTVEVRPVSTLSVSADVAICVGTSATLTASGGQNYTWTGGGQTFTGASITVTPNTTTIYTVTSTDGLCSNSRQVTVTVRPQTAADVITGSRSVCPTVQGVTYSVVNPQNTDYQWTVQGGNIVSGQGTTSITVAWGATNANASVQVVGRNAFGCLTAPFVLPVRINELLATPKPNGPLRVCQTDGPFTYQTQLTNGSSYAWQVIGGTQVATNQASIQVNWTRPGIGKLVVTETSNPNGSDIRCLGQSDTLYVTVLPSPAANLAITGPDRVCANSGPVSFTLPGLATSTYQFTLQNAAQQNVAFTAAGNTASVATFATPGVYTLTARETSASACAGPVYTKTFTVDPLPVVTITGPANVCPEGLNGLRYSVPGATGAAFQWTVTDGTIVSGQGTSAITVNFLASNITKTVTVVPTSSFGCTGALASFSVKPDNAAITLNVATVDPQNDHQVLLSVPNLGDNGSRTRVLRRDAGSTGAFAVVPTILTGTRFADASADADAKAYTYRVELTNACGTVIASQEHTIIHTEAVATEGKGGRSEGEVSIQWSDYKGFAVKQYQVFRHIDNAKDELVATIPAGQPLQYKLSTGSQGFNQCFRVTAVSDDASALLTYSNDACVTFENKIALYNIITPNGDGKNDVFFIDNVQLYAGNQLAIFNRWGKEVYSTTNYRNTWGGEGLGAGMYYYLFKLPSGTSYKGWFEIVKDN; encoded by the coding sequence ATGCAGCCACATTTACTGCGCATTTTTTTCATTTTGGTGACGATACTTGGCTTAGGAGCGCGACCGGCGGCGGCTACGCACCTGCTCGGCGGCGAAATGGGCTATCAATACCTCGACGATAAAGGACCGGTGGGCCAACCGTTTCGGTACCGCATCACGGTGTTTGTGTACTTCAATGCCGATGTCACTTCCAATTTTCCCAACGGCCGCGACGTCATCCCGATCGGGCTGTACAGCAAATCGCCAAACGGCACGCGCATTGGTGTGTACAGTTTTCCGCGGGTAAGCAACGCACTGATCAAGCCGGCCACCTCGGGCGACTGCGCGGCGGGCAGCACCAATAGCCCCGTGCCGGTGCGGCTGTGCAAGTACGAACTCATTGTGAATCTGCCGGTTTCGGCGGCGGGCTACTACGCCTTTTACACCGAATCGGCGCGCAACAACGACATCCGCAACCTTTCCAACCCCGGCGGCACCGGCCTGACGCTCTACACCGACATTTCGCCGCCACTAATCCCGAACAGCACGCCAACTTTCTCGGATACGGCCGTGGCCGTCATCTGCCAAGGCGATACGAGCATCATCATCAATAACGCCTACGACGCCGACGGCGATCGGCTGGTGTATTCTTTCGGCACGCCCTACGGGGGCAACCTCGGCAACACGCCGCCCAGTTTTTTCAACCCACCTCCCACATCGGTAGTGTATGCGAGCACATACAATGTGGCGCAGCCTTTCGGGCCGGGCCGGGGCAGCTATGCTTTTCTCGATCCTCAAACGGGCCTGAGTCGCTATGCCGCGCCATTTCTGGGCAAATACGTGGTGGCGGTTGATGTGAAAGAATACCGCGTTATCAACGGGCAGGAGGTGCTGGTCGGGACGACCAGGCGCGATATTCAATTAATTGCCCAAACCTGCCAACCCAATCAGGCCCCGCAGTTTACGGCCTCTACCACCGCCATTAAAGAATTTACCATCGAAGAAGGACAGTCGCTCAGCTTCGATCTGGCCGCTCGCGACCCGGAGCTTAAAACCCTGTCGCTGCGAGTCAACAGCGTGCTGCTCGACGGGCCGGGCGGCTTTGATGCCACCTTCGCCAACGACGTGGGAACCGTCAGCAACGGCAGCGGCTCTGCCCTGATCTCCGGCACGGGCAACGTTTCCGGCACCTTTCGCTTCAACTCGCGGTGCGGCAACGCCCGCGCCACCCCTTACGACGTCGTCGTGACGGCTGCTGACCAGGCGTGTGGCAGCAAAAGTGTGGCTCAAATCATCCGAATTACGGTTAAGCGGGCTAGCCCGCCCACGGCCATCACCGGCGACGCTCTTGTCTGCGATCAGTCGAAACCCAGCACCTACACCGTAACGGGCACCAACGCGAGCAGCTATTTGTGGCGCGTCCGGGGCGGTGCCATCCAAGGGCCGGCCACTGGCAGCAGCGTATCGGTTTTGTGGAATACGGCCGGCACCGGCACTTTGTCCGCGCGCGGCATAACGGCCTTTGGCTGCACCACCGACTCGGTAGCCCGCACGGTAGAAGTACGGCCCGTCAGCACCCTAAGCGTGAGCGCCGACGTGGCCATTTGCGTCGGCACCTCGGCTACGCTCACCGCCAGCGGCGGCCAGAACTATACCTGGACCGGCGGCGGCCAGACGTTTACCGGCGCTTCTATCACTGTAACCCCCAATACTACAACCATTTACACCGTCACTTCAACTGATGGCCTTTGCAGCAACTCGCGCCAGGTAACCGTGACGGTGCGCCCCCAAACCGCGGCCGATGTGATTACGGGAAGTCGTTCGGTGTGCCCCACCGTGCAAGGTGTTACGTATTCGGTAGTAAATCCGCAGAACACTGATTATCAATGGACTGTGCAGGGCGGCAATATTGTAAGCGGCCAAGGCACGACCAGCATTACCGTGGCCTGGGGTGCTACCAACGCCAATGCCAGCGTGCAGGTCGTGGGCCGCAATGCATTTGGGTGCCTGACTGCTCCCTTTGTGTTGCCGGTACGGATCAATGAGCTGCTGGCCACGCCCAAGCCTAACGGGCCGCTGCGCGTATGTCAGACCGATGGGCCGTTTACCTACCAAACGCAGCTCACCAACGGCTCTAGCTACGCCTGGCAAGTGATTGGCGGCACCCAAGTCGCTACCAATCAAGCTTCTATCCAAGTCAACTGGACGCGGCCCGGCATTGGCAAACTGGTCGTGACCGAAACCAGCAACCCCAACGGCAGTGACATTCGTTGCCTCGGCCAGTCGGACACGCTTTACGTGACGGTGCTGCCTTCGCCGGCCGCCAACTTAGCCATAACGGGCCCCGACCGAGTATGCGCCAACAGCGGCCCAGTTAGCTTTACGCTGCCTGGCTTAGCGACGTCCACGTATCAGTTTACCTTACAAAACGCTGCCCAGCAGAACGTTGCCTTCACGGCGGCGGGCAATACGGCAAGCGTTGCGACCTTCGCGACACCGGGCGTGTACACCCTTACGGCGCGCGAAACAAGCGCTTCGGCCTGCGCTGGGCCAGTGTATACCAAAACCTTTACCGTCGATCCGCTGCCCGTGGTCACCATCACGGGGCCGGCCAACGTGTGCCCGGAAGGCCTTAACGGCCTGCGCTATTCGGTACCCGGCGCGACGGGTGCTGCTTTCCAGTGGACGGTCACGGATGGCACTATCGTTTCGGGGCAGGGCACGAGCGCCATCACCGTCAACTTTCTGGCCAGCAACATTACCAAAACGGTAACGGTGGTGCCCACTTCGTCCTTTGGGTGTACCGGCGCTTTGGCCTCCTTTTCTGTGAAACCCGACAACGCCGCGATTACGCTAAATGTCGCAACGGTCGATCCGCAGAATGACCACCAAGTGTTGCTTTCCGTGCCCAACCTGGGCGACAACGGTAGCCGTACCCGCGTGCTGCGTCGGGATGCGGGCTCTACGGGTGCATTTGCCGTGGTACCGACCATCCTTACGGGCACGCGATTCGCTGATGCCTCTGCCGACGCGGATGCCAAAGCCTACACCTATCGGGTCGAGCTCACAAATGCCTGCGGCACGGTCATAGCCAGTCAGGAACACACAATCATCCATACCGAAGCCGTAGCCACTGAAGGCAAAGGCGGCCGTAGCGAAGGCGAAGTCAGCATACAATGGTCTGATTACAAAGGCTTTGCAGTGAAGCAATACCAAGTCTTCCGCCACATCGATAACGCCAAGGATGAATTGGTAGCGACCATACCGGCGGGCCAGCCGTTGCAGTATAAGTTGAGCACTGGCAGCCAAGGCTTTAACCAATGCTTCCGCGTAACAGCCGTCAGCGACGACGCTTCGGCCTTGCTGACGTATTCCAACGACGCCTGCGTGACGTTTGAAAACAAAATCGCCCTCTACAACATCATCACGCCCAACGGCGACGGCAAAAACGACGTCTTTTTTATCGACAACGTGCAGCTTTACGCCGGCAACCAATTGGCCATTTTCAACCGTTGGGGCAAGGAAGTGTACAGCACCACCAACTACCGCAACACCTGGGGCGGCGAGGGGCTGGGCGCCGGCATGTATTACTACTTGTTCAAGCTGCCGAGCGGCACTTCGTACAAAGGCTGGTTTGAGATCGTAAAAGATAATTAA
- a CDS encoding SusC/RagA family TonB-linked outer membrane protein, whose protein sequence is MKKPVPKLSRLTLPALLCCLPLLTEAGIPVPKANYMFGLLQADVTVTGRVVDEKGSGLPGVNVVVRGTSNGTQTDVDGRYTLTAPDNATLVFSYVGYTAQEVPVSGRTTVNVSLAPDAKALSEVVVVGYLTENRQNVTSAVSSLDVKEATKAPVATATQALQGRVAGVQVQGTGGPGDSPVITIRGIGTLGNASSAPLYVIDGLWTDNIRDLNPNDIETLNVLKDASSTAIYGSRGANGVVQITTKKGKSGAPSIGFNAYAGVDNVYKRYKLTNASEWADRAVQAYANAGLDPLNAGQNSLAGAVKGPGGKFDPSVDTDWQKEFFRTGKVEDYNVTFSGGTASEKNATNFLVSGEYFHQQGIVKGPDFERYSLRLNSGLTRGRFKFQENAQLTHINTTLLNGFPFIDVLLMLPSIPVYDPNNNGGFGTGSTTLNTFATNPIGAQSLLNRRQNDNRLAGNIGVDYSFFDFLTYRLNVAMDGHVYNNRDTQKAGIIRQNTAINTSSLSEFQGYDVFMLAENTLNFNKTFGNHHVNALVGYSEQSYLQHNTTVQRQGYTSVPQYYFQLDAGPNAGISGGSTIENSKRSYFSQVTYDYKNRYLVSGSFRRDGSSKFSKANRWGNFGAGSLGWRVSEEDFFKDAVPMVSNLKLRASYGVNGNDGLGGAYGGNYLTSPIINQNVNYVDGAGNIVNGSAQITLSSPDIQWEERYTKDAGLDLALLENRLTVSADYYISETRKALAPVVIPVYLGNFGGAVFQNAGNLENRGFEFALGYHENRHDFVYGADFTLTTIKNRVTKVPTEGQSFSDGIGLTRTQVGQPVGAFFLIPFDGIFQSKDEVNNYKSSSGKVIEPYASAGDVRYKDTNDDGVIDTKDRVFVGSPFPKLQMGLNLNAAYKGFDVSVFLQAVTGNQVFNRAKAALEYYNGPNNYESDVHPWTPENRSTTTPRLLQGGGAGDLGLAASSNALFNTTRWLQDGDYLRLKNIQIGYTFPKTLTSKVPSLGSVRVYVTGRNVLTFTKYSGFDPETPGTGFYGRGIDDGSYPNVRTFTGGVQVNF, encoded by the coding sequence ATGAAAAAGCCAGTACCCAAATTGAGCCGGCTAACCCTGCCAGCATTACTCTGCTGCCTGCCCCTGTTGACGGAGGCAGGCATCCCGGTGCCCAAAGCGAACTATATGTTCGGCTTGTTGCAGGCCGATGTAACCGTAACAGGTCGCGTAGTAGATGAAAAAGGCTCCGGCCTGCCGGGCGTAAACGTAGTGGTGCGCGGCACTTCCAACGGTACCCAAACCGATGTGGACGGCCGGTACACGCTCACGGCCCCTGACAATGCGACGCTGGTCTTCTCCTACGTAGGCTACACGGCGCAGGAAGTGCCCGTAAGCGGTCGCACAACCGTTAATGTTTCTCTGGCTCCCGATGCCAAAGCCTTGTCGGAAGTAGTGGTGGTGGGTTACCTGACCGAAAACCGGCAGAACGTGACCAGCGCCGTTAGCAGTCTTGATGTGAAGGAAGCTACCAAAGCTCCTGTGGCCACCGCTACCCAGGCCCTGCAAGGCCGGGTAGCCGGTGTGCAGGTGCAGGGCACCGGCGGCCCCGGCGATTCACCGGTGATTACCATTCGCGGTATTGGTACGCTGGGCAACGCCAGCAGCGCCCCGCTTTACGTGATCGACGGCTTATGGACGGACAACATCCGCGATCTGAACCCCAATGACATTGAAACCTTAAACGTACTGAAAGACGCCTCCTCAACGGCTATTTACGGTTCGCGCGGCGCCAACGGGGTGGTACAGATCACAACCAAAAAAGGCAAGTCGGGCGCACCCAGCATTGGGTTTAATGCCTACGCTGGCGTCGACAATGTGTACAAACGCTATAAGCTGACCAACGCCAGTGAATGGGCCGACCGCGCAGTACAAGCCTACGCCAACGCTGGGCTTGATCCCCTGAATGCCGGACAGAACAGCCTGGCTGGCGCCGTGAAAGGCCCCGGTGGAAAGTTTGACCCCTCGGTAGATACGGATTGGCAGAAAGAATTTTTCCGTACCGGTAAGGTGGAAGACTACAACGTGACCTTCTCCGGTGGTACGGCCTCGGAAAAGAACGCGACCAATTTCCTGGTGTCCGGCGAGTACTTTCACCAGCAGGGTATTGTGAAAGGCCCTGACTTTGAGCGCTATAGCTTGCGTCTCAATTCGGGCTTGACTCGTGGTCGCTTCAAGTTTCAGGAAAATGCGCAGCTAACGCACATCAACACGACGCTGCTCAACGGCTTTCCGTTCATCGACGTGCTGCTGATGCTGCCCAGCATTCCGGTGTATGACCCCAACAACAACGGGGGCTTTGGCACGGGCTCCACTACCCTCAACACGTTTGCAACCAACCCCATTGGTGCGCAGTCGCTGCTCAACCGCCGGCAAAACGACAACCGGTTGGCCGGCAACATCGGCGTTGATTATTCCTTCTTCGACTTCCTGACCTACCGCCTCAACGTAGCCATGGACGGCCACGTGTACAACAACAGAGACACTCAGAAAGCCGGCATTATTCGCCAGAACACGGCCATCAACACCTCGTCGCTGAGCGAATTTCAGGGTTACGACGTGTTCATGCTGGCTGAAAACACCCTCAATTTCAACAAAACGTTTGGTAACCACCACGTAAACGCGCTGGTAGGCTACTCCGAGCAAAGCTACCTGCAGCACAACACCACGGTGCAGCGGCAGGGCTACACCAGTGTTCCGCAGTACTACTTCCAGCTCGATGCGGGCCCCAACGCAGGCATCAGCGGCGGCTCGACGATCGAAAACTCAAAGCGGTCTTACTTCTCACAGGTCACCTACGATTACAAGAACCGCTATTTGGTTTCGGGCAGCTTCCGCCGCGACGGTTCCTCGAAGTTTTCGAAGGCCAACCGGTGGGGCAACTTCGGAGCCGGCTCGCTGGGATGGCGCGTCAGCGAAGAAGATTTCTTCAAAGATGCCGTGCCCATGGTCAGCAACCTGAAGCTGCGGGCCAGCTACGGCGTGAACGGTAACGACGGCCTGGGTGGTGCCTACGGCGGCAACTACCTGACGTCACCCATTATCAACCAGAACGTTAACTACGTAGATGGTGCCGGAAACATCGTAAACGGCTCGGCCCAGATTACGCTCAGCAGCCCCGACATTCAGTGGGAAGAGCGCTACACCAAAGACGCCGGTCTGGACCTGGCTTTGCTGGAAAACCGACTGACGGTTTCGGCCGACTACTACATCTCTGAAACCAGAAAAGCACTGGCACCGGTCGTAATTCCGGTGTACTTGGGCAACTTCGGCGGGGCTGTATTCCAGAATGCCGGTAACCTCGAAAACCGCGGCTTTGAGTTTGCATTAGGCTACCACGAAAACCGCCACGACTTCGTCTACGGCGCTGATTTCACCCTGACTACGATCAAAAACCGCGTAACGAAGGTGCCAACCGAAGGCCAGTCGTTTTCAGACGGTATCGGCCTGACCCGTACGCAGGTAGGCCAGCCAGTAGGCGCGTTCTTCCTGATTCCGTTCGACGGCATCTTCCAGTCAAAAGATGAGGTGAACAACTACAAGAGCTCGTCGGGGAAAGTTATCGAGCCCTATGCTTCGGCCGGCGACGTGCGCTACAAGGACACCAACGACGACGGTGTAATTGATACCAAAGACCGTGTGTTTGTGGGCAGCCCCTTCCCTAAGCTGCAAATGGGCCTGAACCTAAACGCCGCCTATAAAGGCTTCGACGTTTCGGTGTTTCTGCAAGCCGTAACCGGCAACCAGGTATTCAACCGCGCCAAGGCTGCCCTAGAATACTACAACGGCCCCAACAACTACGAAAGCGACGTGCACCCCTGGACACCCGAAAACCGCTCGACGACTACACCGCGCCTGTTACAGGGTGGGGGAGCCGGCGACCTGGGCCTGGCGGCTTCTTCCAACGCGCTGTTTAACACCACGCGCTGGCTGCAAGACGGCGACTACCTGCGCCTGAAGAACATCCAGATTGGCTACACGTTCCCCAAAACGCTGACCAGCAAAGTGCCTAGCCTCGGCAGCGTGCGGGTGTACGTAACGGGTCGTAACGTGCTGACCTTCACTAAGTACTCGGGCTTTGACCCAGAAACTCCCGGCACCGGCTTCTACGGCCGTGGCATCGACGACGGCTCGTATCCCAACGTGCGCACGTTCACCGGAGGCGTTCAGGTCAACTTCTAA